The Streptomyces sp. NBC_01255 genome window below encodes:
- a CDS encoding ADP-ribosylglycohydrolase family protein: MATTAAAVWGRAEQQDFRARVRGCLLGGAVGDALGAGADGLTLAETREAHGPDGLTEPVPAYGRRGAVTAATQMSLFTVDGLIRAQVRRDTGAWHPPTDVHRAHLRWAATQRDWGPDERRKDNGWLAREEWLYARRNPPRACLTGLGDELLGTLDKPKNPEAADSGALVRSAPFGLLVGWEPQLVCQLAVECAAQTHGAPAATLAAGALAVTVHGLARGASVEAAVASAVQQVAERPGHEPVTEALTGALGAVREGAPDAERVAGLGADEDRAEGQLAAAVYCALVGEDVRHGLRLAVNHDGPSSVTGALTGALLGALHGETALPPAWLAELEGRATVLELADDFSMEMTQGAALHSATEASPGWLARYPRG, encoded by the coding sequence GTGGCGACGACAGCCGCAGCCGTGTGGGGCCGCGCCGAACAGCAGGACTTCCGGGCCCGCGTCAGGGGCTGTCTCCTCGGCGGAGCCGTCGGCGACGCGCTGGGCGCCGGGGCCGACGGCCTCACCCTCGCGGAGACGCGGGAGGCCCACGGACCTGACGGACTGACCGAGCCCGTCCCCGCGTACGGCAGGCGGGGCGCCGTCACCGCCGCCACCCAGATGAGCCTGTTCACCGTCGACGGCCTCATCCGCGCACAGGTCCGCCGCGACACCGGCGCCTGGCACCCGCCGACCGACGTCCACCGGGCGCACCTGCGCTGGGCCGCCACACAGCGCGACTGGGGCCCGGACGAGCGCCGCAAGGACAACGGCTGGCTCGCCCGCGAGGAGTGGCTCTACGCCCGCCGCAACCCGCCCCGCGCCTGCCTCACCGGCCTCGGCGACGAGCTCCTCGGCACCCTCGACAAGCCCAAGAACCCGGAGGCCGCCGACTCCGGCGCGCTCGTCCGCTCGGCGCCCTTCGGGCTCCTCGTCGGCTGGGAGCCGCAGCTCGTCTGCCAGCTCGCGGTGGAGTGCGCGGCGCAGACGCACGGCGCCCCGGCGGCCACGCTCGCGGCGGGCGCCCTCGCGGTCACGGTGCACGGTCTCGCGCGCGGCGCCTCCGTCGAGGCGGCGGTGGCCTCGGCCGTGCAGCAGGTCGCGGAGCGCCCCGGCCACGAACCGGTGACCGAGGCCCTCACGGGGGCCCTCGGAGCCGTACGGGAAGGGGCGCCGGACGCGGAGCGGGTGGCGGGTCTCGGGGCGGACGAGGACCGGGCCGAGGGGCAGCTGGCGGCGGCCGTCTACTGCGCCCTGGTCGGCGAGGACGTCCGGCACGGGCTGCGGCTGGCCGTGAACCACGACGGGCCCTCGTCGGTCACGGGGGCGCTCACCGGCGCGCTGCTCGGCGCCCTGCACGGCGAGACGGCCCTCCCGCCGGCCTGGCTGGCCGAACTGGAGGGCCGCGCGACGGTCCTTGAGCTGGCGGACGACTTCTCGATGGAGATGACGCAGGGCGCCGCCCTGCACTCCGCCACGGAAGCCTCCCCGGGCTGGCTGGCGCGCTACCCGCGGGGCTGA
- a CDS encoding TerD family protein, producing MTQIIKGGNLPLSGEPMRVAVVRRSDGPGAPEVDAAALLVGADGKVRGREDLVFYNQSAHVGSGVRLTGNVRGEGGAVADWLEIDPDRVEPAVERIVVAASCDDATFGEVEDLYLRAVSATTGEQLALYAVEDATTETAILLGEFYRRAGGWKFRAVGQGYDSGLPGLAEDFGFAVPEETVEAPELEAEEAEVPVPAPVPAPAPVDAPAPVPLAVGAVGKVHGPASLSVPSLGVPLARRNDLPEEMGPEFAPVEFSDRGKEEIDPGLTLPKGFVVVDVLRKGDGYIEVVTLTVRGRRWREVLSSTLPDLHGVGVFHHDGRTPLRLRVDAPGMAAWTIRLRPVSTLRAFDGPVEGYGPDVLAHTGDETDVRFRFRGDEDKEGYFGVNVHRRGGHWQHSFSRRDRGRGGGSIPRGPRLLVVEADGGWSMEPGPSRIASFWTRRR from the coding sequence ATGACGCAGATCATCAAGGGGGGAAACCTTCCGCTCAGCGGCGAGCCGATGCGGGTCGCCGTCGTACGCCGGTCCGACGGGCCGGGAGCGCCGGAGGTGGACGCGGCGGCGCTGCTCGTCGGCGCGGACGGCAAGGTCAGGGGCCGGGAGGACCTGGTCTTCTACAACCAGTCCGCGCACGTCGGCAGCGGCGTGCGGCTGACGGGGAACGTCCGGGGCGAGGGCGGGGCGGTCGCGGACTGGCTGGAGATCGACCCCGACCGCGTGGAGCCGGCCGTGGAGCGGATCGTGGTCGCGGCGTCCTGCGACGACGCGACGTTCGGTGAGGTCGAGGACCTGTACCTGCGCGCGGTGAGCGCGACCACCGGGGAGCAGCTGGCGCTGTACGCGGTCGAGGACGCGACGACGGAGACGGCGATCCTGCTGGGCGAGTTCTACCGCAGGGCCGGCGGGTGGAAGTTCCGCGCGGTGGGTCAGGGGTACGACTCCGGACTGCCGGGCCTGGCCGAGGACTTCGGATTCGCGGTGCCGGAGGAGACGGTGGAGGCGCCGGAGTTGGAGGCGGAGGAGGCGGAGGTGCCGGTGCCGGCCCCCGTGCCCGCGCCGGCCCCCGTGGATGCACCGGCCCCCGTGCCCCTCGCCGTCGGGGCCGTCGGCAAGGTGCACGGGCCCGCGTCGCTCTCCGTGCCGTCCCTCGGGGTGCCCCTGGCGCGGCGCAACGACCTGCCCGAGGAGATGGGGCCCGAGTTCGCGCCCGTCGAGTTCTCGGACCGTGGGAAGGAGGAGATCGACCCCGGTCTCACCCTCCCCAAGGGCTTCGTCGTCGTCGACGTGCTGAGGAAGGGCGACGGGTACATCGAGGTCGTCACGCTGACCGTGCGCGGGCGCCGATGGCGGGAGGTCCTGAGCAGCACCCTCCCGGACCTGCACGGGGTAGGCGTCTTCCACCACGACGGCCGGACGCCGCTGCGGCTGCGGGTCGACGCGCCGGGTATGGCCGCGTGGACGATCAGGCTCCGGCCGGTGTCGACCCTGCGTGCCTTCGACGGCCCCGTGGAGGGTTACGGGCCGGACGTCCTGGCCCACACCGGCGACGAGACCGACGTCAGGTTCCGGTTCCGGGGCGACGAGGACAAGGAGGGGTACTTCGGTGTGAACGTCCACCGGCGCGGCGGACACTGGCAGCACTCGTTCAGCAGGCGGGACCGGGGGCGCGGCGGCGGTTCGATCCCCCGGGGCCCCCGCCTGCTGGTGGTCGAGGCCGACGGCGGCTGGTCCATGGAGCCCGGCCCGTCGAGGATCGCGAGCTTCTGGACCCGCCGCCGCTAG
- a CDS encoding bifunctional FO biosynthesis protein CofGH, which produces MTDHQAARPTENAMRRALKRARDGVALDVTEAAVLLRARGEDLADLVASAGRVRDAGLEAAGRPGVITYSKSVFIPLTRLCRDKCHYCTFVTVPGKLRRDGHGMFMSPDEVLDVARRGAEMGCKEALITLGDKPEDRWPEAREWLDAHGYDDTLAYVRAMAIRILEETGLLPHLNPGVLSWTDFQRLKPVAPSMGMMLETTATRLWSEPGGPHYGSPDKDPAVRLRVLEDAGRSSVPFTSGLLLGIGETVEERAESLFALRRVARAYHSIQELIIQNFRAKPDTAMRGMPDAELDDLVATVAVARLIMGPSACLQAPPNLVDSEYERLIAAGIDDWGGVSPLTIDHVNPERPWPRIEELAERSAAAGFELRERLCVYPEFIQRGEPWLDPRLLPHVRALADPETGLADPDAPVRGLPWQEPDEAFTAAGRTDLHRTIDTTGRTHDRRDDFDEVYGDWDALREAAAPGMVPERIDTDVREALAVAADDPTKLTDPQALALLHADGPALDALTRIADDVRRAAVGDDVTYIVTRNINFTNVCYTGCRFCAFAQRRTDADAYTLSLDQVADRAQQAWEVGAVEVCMQGGIHPDLPGTAYFDIARAVKERVPGMHVHAFSPMEVVNGATRTGLSIREWLTAAKEAGLDSIPGTAAEILDDEVRWVLTKGKLPTATWIEVVTTAHELGIRSSSTMMYGHVDQPRHWLGHFRTLSRIQQETGGFTEFVTLPFIHTNAPVYLAGIARPGPTARDNRAVIAMARLLLHPHIPNIQTSWVKLGTEGAAEMLRSGANDLGGTLMEETISRMAGSSYGSYRSIRDLEAIAEAAGRPAKPRTTMYGEVPEERQRTARASDGHLPELLPLVQE; this is translated from the coding sequence ATGACGGATCACCAGGCAGCACGTCCCACCGAGAACGCCATGCGTCGCGCGCTCAAGCGGGCCAGGGACGGGGTCGCGCTCGATGTCACCGAGGCCGCCGTGCTGTTGCGGGCGCGCGGGGAGGACCTCGCCGACCTCGTCGCCTCCGCCGGGCGCGTGCGGGACGCCGGTCTCGAGGCCGCCGGACGGCCCGGGGTCATCACGTACTCGAAGAGCGTGTTCATACCCCTCACCCGACTCTGCCGGGACAAATGCCACTACTGCACCTTCGTCACCGTGCCCGGCAAGCTGCGCCGGGACGGCCACGGGATGTTCATGTCACCGGACGAGGTCCTCGACGTCGCCCGGCGCGGGGCCGAGATGGGCTGCAAGGAGGCCCTGATCACCCTCGGCGACAAGCCCGAGGACCGGTGGCCCGAAGCGCGCGAGTGGCTCGACGCCCACGGCTACGACGACACCCTCGCGTACGTACGGGCCATGGCGATCCGGATCCTGGAGGAGACCGGGCTGCTGCCCCACCTCAACCCCGGCGTGCTGTCCTGGACCGACTTCCAGCGCCTCAAGCCCGTCGCGCCGTCCATGGGCATGATGCTGGAGACGACCGCGACCCGCCTGTGGAGCGAGCCCGGCGGGCCCCACTACGGCTCCCCCGACAAGGACCCCGCCGTGCGCCTGCGCGTCCTGGAGGACGCGGGACGGTCCTCCGTGCCGTTCACGAGCGGGCTGCTCCTCGGCATCGGCGAGACCGTCGAGGAGCGCGCCGAATCGCTGTTCGCGCTGCGCCGCGTGGCCCGCGCGTACCACTCGATCCAAGAACTGATCATCCAGAACTTCCGCGCCAAGCCGGACACGGCCATGCGCGGCATGCCCGACGCCGAGCTGGACGACCTGGTCGCCACCGTCGCCGTCGCCCGGCTCATCATGGGCCCCTCCGCCTGCCTCCAGGCCCCGCCCAACCTCGTCGACTCCGAGTACGAGCGGCTCATCGCCGCCGGCATCGACGACTGGGGCGGCGTCTCCCCGCTCACCATCGACCACGTCAACCCCGAGCGCCCCTGGCCGAGGATCGAGGAGCTGGCCGAGCGATCCGCCGCCGCCGGCTTCGAGCTGCGCGAACGCCTCTGCGTCTACCCGGAGTTCATCCAGCGCGGCGAACCCTGGCTCGACCCCCGCCTCCTCCCGCACGTCCGCGCCCTCGCCGACCCCGAGACGGGTCTCGCCGACCCCGACGCACCCGTCCGCGGCCTGCCCTGGCAGGAGCCCGACGAGGCCTTCACCGCCGCCGGCCGCACCGACCTGCACCGCACCATCGACACCACGGGCCGCACGCACGACCGGCGCGACGACTTCGACGAGGTCTACGGCGACTGGGACGCGCTCCGCGAGGCCGCCGCCCCCGGGATGGTCCCCGAGCGCATCGACACCGACGTCCGCGAGGCCCTCGCCGTCGCCGCCGACGACCCGACGAAGCTCACCGACCCCCAGGCGCTCGCCCTGCTGCACGCCGACGGGCCCGCACTCGACGCCCTCACCCGGATCGCCGACGACGTCCGTCGGGCGGCCGTCGGTGACGACGTGACCTACATCGTCACGCGGAACATCAACTTCACCAACGTCTGCTACACCGGCTGCCGTTTCTGCGCCTTCGCCCAGCGGCGTACCGACGCCGACGCGTACACCCTCTCCCTCGACCAGGTCGCGGACCGCGCCCAGCAGGCCTGGGAGGTCGGCGCCGTCGAGGTCTGCATGCAGGGCGGCATCCACCCCGACCTGCCCGGCACCGCCTACTTCGACATCGCGCGCGCGGTGAAGGAACGCGTCCCCGGCATGCACGTGCACGCCTTCTCGCCGATGGAGGTCGTCAACGGCGCCACCCGCACCGGTCTGTCGATCCGCGAGTGGCTGACGGCGGCGAAGGAGGCCGGGCTCGACTCGATCCCCGGCACCGCCGCCGAGATCCTCGACGACGAGGTCCGCTGGGTTCTCACCAAGGGCAAGCTGCCCACGGCCACCTGGATCGAGGTCGTCACCACCGCCCACGAGCTGGGCATCCGCTCCAGCTCCACGATGATGTACGGGCACGTGGACCAGCCCCGGCACTGGCTCGGCCACTTCCGGACCCTCTCCCGCATCCAGCAGGAGACCGGTGGCTTCACCGAGTTCGTGACGCTCCCCTTCATCCACACCAACGCGCCCGTCTACCTCGCGGGCATCGCCCGCCCCGGCCCGACCGCCCGCGACAACCGCGCGGTCATCGCGATGGCCCGGCTCCTCCTCCACCCGCACATCCCCAACATCCAGACCAGCTGGGTGAAGCTGGGCACCGAGGGCGCCGCCGAGATGCTCCGCTCGGGCGCCAACGACCTGGGCGGCACCCTGATGGAGGAGACCATCTCCCGTATGGCCGGGTCGAGTTACGGCTCGTACCGCTCGATCCGCGACCTGGAGGCCATCGCGGAGGCGGCGGGCCGCCCGGCGAAGCCCCGGACGACGATGTACGGGGAGGTCCCGGAGGAGCGGCAGCGCACGGCGAGGGCGTCCGACGGCCACCTCCCGGAACTCCTGCCGCTCGTCCAGGAGTGA
- a CDS encoding LLM class F420-dependent oxidoreductase encodes MRISTTIFLTDETITPVRLARELEERGFAGLYLPEHTHIPVDRTTPYPQGGELPREYGRILDPFVALGQAAAVTERLGLGTGVTLIAEHDAIALAKQIATLDHLSGGRFTLGVGYGWNREEAADHGVDWSTRRKLTHDRLALMRALWAPEPTAYEGEFSRSVRASQAWPKPPRGDAPRILLGGAAGPKLFARIAAEADGWMPIGGRGLTESLPVLREAWEAAGRDPKSLQLVPYAVLPNPGKLAHYAELGCEEVVLQLPPGGEAEVLGVLDEYAHYLS; translated from the coding sequence ATGCGGATCTCGACCACGATCTTCCTGACCGACGAGACCATCACCCCCGTGCGGCTCGCGCGCGAGCTGGAGGAGCGCGGCTTCGCCGGGCTGTACCTCCCCGAGCACACCCACATCCCCGTCGACCGGACCACGCCCTACCCCCAGGGCGGCGAACTGCCCCGGGAGTACGGCCGCATCCTCGACCCCTTCGTGGCGCTCGGGCAGGCCGCCGCCGTCACCGAACGGCTCGGGCTCGGCACCGGCGTCACGCTGATCGCCGAGCACGACGCGATCGCCCTCGCCAAGCAGATCGCGACCCTCGACCACCTCTCCGGGGGCCGCTTCACCCTCGGTGTCGGCTACGGCTGGAACCGGGAGGAGGCCGCCGACCACGGCGTCGACTGGTCGACCCGCCGGAAGCTCACCCACGACCGGCTGGCCCTGATGCGGGCCCTGTGGGCGCCGGAACCCACGGCGTACGAGGGGGAGTTCAGCCGCTCCGTCCGCGCGTCGCAGGCCTGGCCCAAGCCGCCGCGCGGCGACGCGCCCCGCATCCTGCTGGGCGGTGCGGCGGGCCCGAAGCTCTTCGCGCGGATCGCCGCGGAGGCGGACGGCTGGATGCCGATCGGCGGCCGGGGCCTGACGGAGTCGCTCCCGGTCCTGCGCGAGGCCTGGGAGGCCGCGGGCCGCGACCCGAAGAGCCTCCAGCTCGTCCCGTACGCGGTCCTCCCGAACCCCGGCAAGCTCGCGCACTACGCGGAACTGGGCTGCGAGGAGGTGGTCCTCCAGCTGCCGCCGGGGGGCGAGGCGGAGGTGCTGGGGGTTTTGGACGAGTACGCGCACTACCTGTCGTAG
- a CDS encoding sodium:solute symporter family protein yields the protein MNSLDWAVLIGYFGVMVAIGVWSHKRVDNVSDFFTAGGKMPWWLSGISHHMSGYSAVMFTGYAGIAYTYGVTSYVTWSFPIAIGIAIGAHLFAPRLNRLRSRLHVASPLEYLKNRYNLPTQQALAWSGVLLKIVDVGAKWAAIATLLSVFTGISLNEGILITGVITGIYCTVGGLWADALTELGQFVIQFFAGIAMLVAVLAKLGGISALWDVWDRPELQGHTAPTAGPYTLTFLLAYLFIKTFEYSGGMWNQAQRYMATPNAREATRSGRLSAVLWFVWPLVLFFPMWVAPLLVDPKKPDASDSYALMTEQLLPHGLLGLVIVGFFSHTMAMCSSDANAIAAVFTRDIAPVLSKAARSWTQQAGLLAARWSTIAFLALSMAVATQVNSPTFKDIITVVIKWVAGLMGPIAIPFMLGLLKTFRKSGPTAALVSWAAGLFVFWLTNYGLDGIELQIQIVSPLATSLVLYVLIGFVRPEDTPERDALLHRIGTDPDGDEDGDGGSAAASVPAQGGPGQAADQPLG from the coding sequence ATGAACAGTCTCGACTGGGCCGTGCTCATCGGCTACTTCGGCGTGATGGTCGCGATCGGCGTCTGGTCCCACAAGCGCGTGGACAACGTCTCCGACTTCTTCACCGCCGGCGGCAAGATGCCCTGGTGGCTCTCCGGCATCTCGCACCACATGTCCGGCTACAGCGCCGTCATGTTCACCGGGTACGCCGGCATCGCGTACACCTACGGCGTCACCTCGTACGTCACCTGGTCCTTCCCCATCGCCATCGGCATAGCCATCGGCGCCCACCTCTTCGCGCCCCGCCTCAACCGGCTCCGCTCCCGGCTCCACGTGGCCTCCCCGCTGGAGTACCTGAAGAACCGGTACAACCTCCCGACCCAGCAGGCGCTCGCCTGGTCCGGCGTCCTCCTGAAGATCGTCGACGTCGGCGCCAAGTGGGCCGCCATCGCCACCCTGCTCTCCGTCTTCACCGGGATCTCCCTCAACGAGGGCATCCTCATCACCGGTGTCATCACCGGCATCTACTGCACGGTCGGCGGCCTGTGGGCCGACGCCCTCACCGAACTCGGCCAGTTCGTCATCCAGTTCTTCGCCGGCATCGCCATGCTCGTCGCGGTCCTCGCCAAGCTCGGCGGGATCAGCGCGCTGTGGGACGTCTGGGACCGGCCCGAGCTCCAGGGGCACACGGCGCCCACCGCCGGCCCGTACACGCTGACCTTCCTCCTCGCGTACCTCTTCATCAAGACCTTCGAGTACAGCGGGGGCATGTGGAACCAGGCCCAGCGCTACATGGCCACCCCCAACGCCCGCGAGGCCACCCGCTCCGGCCGGCTCTCCGCCGTCCTGTGGTTCGTCTGGCCGCTCGTCCTCTTCTTCCCCATGTGGGTCGCGCCGCTGCTCGTCGACCCGAAGAAGCCCGACGCCTCCGACAGCTACGCCCTGATGACCGAGCAACTGCTCCCGCACGGACTGCTCGGCCTGGTCATCGTCGGCTTCTTCTCGCACACGATGGCCATGTGCTCCTCCGACGCCAACGCCATCGCGGCCGTCTTCACCCGGGACATCGCCCCCGTCCTCAGCAAGGCCGCGCGGAGCTGGACCCAGCAGGCCGGGCTGCTCGCCGCGCGCTGGTCGACGATCGCCTTCCTCGCCCTGTCGATGGCGGTCGCCACCCAGGTCAACTCCCCCACCTTCAAGGACATCATCACCGTCGTCATCAAGTGGGTGGCCGGTCTGATGGGCCCGATCGCCATCCCGTTCATGCTGGGCCTCCTGAAGACCTTCCGGAAGTCCGGGCCGACCGCGGCCCTCGTCTCCTGGGCGGCCGGACTCTTCGTCTTCTGGCTCACCAACTACGGCCTCGACGGCATCGAGCTCCAGATCCAGATCGTCTCGCCGCTCGCCACCTCCCTCGTCCTGTACGTCCTCATCGGCTTCGTCCGGCCGGAGGACACCCCGGAGCGGGACGCGCTCCTGCACCGGATCGGCACGGATCCGGACGGGGACGAGGACGGGGACGGCGGATCGGCCGCCGCCTCCGTGCCCGCGCAGGGCGGGCCCGGGCAGGCCGCCGATCAGCCCCTCGGCTAG
- a CDS encoding DUF397 domain-containing protein: MAIFQGATDVWTKSSYSGGNGACVEVKSPVVAAIAVRDSKAPEGPSLSFGPGSWNAFVGEVSNGAL; this comes from the coding sequence ATGGCGATTTTTCAGGGTGCGACGGACGTGTGGACGAAGTCTTCGTACTCCGGCGGGAACGGCGCCTGCGTCGAAGTGAAGTCCCCGGTCGTGGCCGCCATCGCGGTGCGTGACTCCAAGGCTCCCGAAGGCCCGTCCCTCTCTTTCGGACCGGGATCGTGGAACGCCTTCGTCGGCGAGGTGAGCAACGGGGCCCTCTGA
- a CDS encoding GNAT family N-acetyltransferase yields MLNRIESYYDAVPRSSARAEAHGPLTLFVREGEGWPFYARPTLGHSGVVALDAVEAVRARQRELGVPEAFEWVAETTPGLRAAVEASGLTVHEHPLMVLEGDGLAVPGPEGVTVRMVDAGDTDALATAVAAPYAAFGMAPQPGTAERIAERIDAGLTRLAAALDSVGVALSAGQHQPVGPVSEVVGVGTVPAARRRGLGLAVTAALVADARARGAELVFLTASDADVARLYGRLGFRTVATALIAEA; encoded by the coding sequence GTGCTGAACCGAATCGAGTCGTACTACGACGCCGTCCCCCGCTCCTCCGCCCGCGCCGAGGCGCACGGGCCCCTGACCCTGTTCGTACGGGAGGGGGAGGGCTGGCCCTTCTACGCCCGCCCCACGCTCGGGCACTCCGGCGTCGTGGCGCTCGACGCCGTGGAGGCGGTGCGGGCCCGGCAGCGGGAGCTCGGGGTGCCCGAGGCCTTCGAGTGGGTCGCGGAGACGACGCCGGGGCTCCGGGCGGCCGTGGAGGCGAGCGGGCTCACCGTGCACGAGCACCCGCTGATGGTCCTGGAGGGCGACGGCCTCGCCGTACCGGGCCCCGAGGGGGTCACCGTCCGGATGGTCGACGCCGGCGACACCGACGCCCTGGCGACCGCCGTCGCCGCCCCGTACGCGGCCTTCGGCATGGCGCCCCAGCCCGGCACCGCCGAGCGGATCGCCGAGCGGATCGACGCCGGGCTGACCCGGCTCGCGGCGGCCCTCGACAGCGTCGGCGTCGCCCTCTCGGCCGGGCAGCACCAGCCGGTCGGTCCGGTCTCCGAGGTCGTCGGCGTCGGCACCGTCCCGGCGGCCCGCCGCCGCGGCCTCGGGCTCGCGGTGACCGCCGCGCTCGTCGCGGACGCCCGCGCCCGGGGCGCGGAGCTGGTGTTCCTGACGGCGTCGGACGCGGACGTGGCCCGGCTCTACGGCCGGCTCGGCTTCCGCACGGTCGCGACCGCCCTCATCGCGGAGGCGTAG
- a CDS encoding tyrosine-protein phosphatase: protein MNPVTRVKTLSTAALAAALLVGITAPTASAHRHGPAHTQQRIPFTAATVTENAGGTYTVTWSAPGTRGVTIRTGGRTVARGGATGSVTVSGLAGADRRWFDLVPDRGTSLRLADRLIRLQGTVNFRDAGGYRTRDGQWVKMGEVYRSDSLEKLTDADLAKLRRLGVRTVFDLRMESERTAAPDRVPAGATHVVADVLAGSGTFTSMPKSPAEAEAMMVEGNRFMVSGGTARTAYTAVYDGIADDDRRGVLFHCTAGKDRTGWSNAALLTALGVPEETVMADYLASNTYRAAANEAILSHLPAQQAAVYKPLLDVRPAYLNASFAEVEEEYGSFRAYLRKGLGLDQQELKELKRDLLVG, encoded by the coding sequence ATGAACCCCGTGACACGAGTCAAGACCCTCTCGACCGCGGCCCTCGCCGCCGCACTGCTCGTCGGCATCACCGCGCCCACCGCCTCCGCGCACCGCCACGGACCGGCTCACACGCAGCAGCGGATCCCCTTCACCGCCGCGACCGTCACCGAGAACGCCGGCGGCACCTACACCGTCACGTGGTCCGCCCCCGGCACCCGCGGCGTCACGATCCGCACCGGCGGCCGTACCGTCGCCCGCGGCGGCGCCACCGGCTCCGTCACCGTCTCCGGCCTGGCCGGCGCCGACCGCCGCTGGTTCGACCTCGTCCCCGACCGGGGCACGTCGCTGCGCCTCGCCGACCGGCTGATACGCCTCCAGGGCACCGTCAACTTCCGTGACGCGGGCGGCTACCGGACCCGCGACGGCCAGTGGGTGAAGATGGGCGAGGTCTACCGCTCCGACTCGCTGGAGAAGCTCACCGACGCCGACCTCGCCAAGCTGAGGCGGCTCGGCGTCCGGACCGTCTTCGACCTGCGCATGGAGTCCGAGCGGACCGCCGCCCCGGACCGCGTCCCGGCCGGCGCGACGCATGTCGTCGCCGACGTCCTCGCGGGCTCCGGCACCTTCACCTCCATGCCGAAGAGCCCCGCCGAGGCCGAGGCGATGATGGTCGAGGGCAACCGCTTCATGGTGAGCGGCGGCACCGCCCGTACCGCCTACACCGCCGTCTACGACGGCATCGCCGACGACGACCGCCGGGGCGTCCTCTTCCACTGCACCGCGGGCAAGGACCGCACCGGCTGGTCGAACGCGGCCCTGCTCACCGCCCTCGGCGTCCCCGAGGAGACGGTCATGGCGGACTACCTGGCCAGCAACACCTACCGGGCCGCCGCCAACGAGGCGATCCTCTCCCACCTCCCGGCCCAGCAGGCCGCCGTCTACAAGCCCCTCCTCGACGTCCGCCCCGCGTACCTCAACGCGAGCTTCGCGGAGGTCGAGGAGGAGTACGGCTCCTTCCGCGCGTACCTGCGGAAGGGCCTCGGCCTCGACCAGCAGGAGCTCAAGGAGCTGAAGAGGGACCTGCTGGTCGGGTAG
- a CDS encoding SDR family oxidoreductase, whose amino-acid sequence MLLQGKTVVVSGVGAGLGHRIAETVVRDGGNAVLGARTEANLAKSAAEIDPEGRRTAYRATDITDEEQCAALASLAVERFGGVDAVVHVAAWDSYFGGLEDADFATWQAVLDVNLLGTLRMTRACLPALKERGGSVVLIGTQSAIAAPTQVRQAAYAASKGALTSAMYSLAHELGPHRIRVNTVLPGWMWGPPVQAYVRFAADSEGVPEAEVLARLTERMALPELATDGDVAEAAAFLASDRARAITGQSLLVNAGELMR is encoded by the coding sequence ATGCTGCTCCAGGGGAAGACGGTCGTCGTGTCGGGGGTCGGGGCCGGGCTCGGTCATCGGATCGCCGAGACGGTGGTGCGGGACGGCGGGAACGCGGTGCTCGGCGCGCGTACCGAGGCGAACCTCGCCAAGTCCGCCGCCGAGATCGACCCGGAGGGGCGCCGTACCGCGTACCGAGCCACCGACATCACCGACGAGGAGCAGTGCGCGGCCCTCGCCTCCCTCGCCGTCGAGCGGTTCGGCGGGGTCGACGCCGTCGTCCACGTCGCCGCGTGGGACTCCTACTTCGGGGGCCTGGAGGACGCCGACTTCGCGACCTGGCAGGCCGTCCTGGACGTCAATCTGCTCGGTACGCTGCGGATGACCCGGGCCTGCCTGCCGGCACTCAAGGAACGGGGCGGTTCCGTGGTCCTGATCGGTACGCAGTCGGCGATCGCCGCCCCCACGCAGGTGCGGCAGGCGGCGTACGCGGCCTCGAAGGGGGCGCTGACCTCGGCGATGTACTCCCTCGCGCACGAGCTGGGGCCGCACCGGATCCGGGTCAACACCGTGCTGCCGGGGTGGATGTGGGGGCCGCCGGTCCAGGCGTACGTGCGGTTCGCCGCGGACTCCGAGGGAGTGCCGGAGGCGGAGGTCCTGGCCCGGCTCACCGAGCGGATGGCGCTGCCGGAGCTGGCGACGGACGGGGACGTGGCGGAGGCCGCGGCCTTCCTCGCCTCGGACCGGGCGCGGGCCATCACGGGCCAGTCCCTGCTGGTCAACGCCGGGGAGTTGATGCGCTGA